The following proteins are encoded in a genomic region of Dokdonia donghaensis DSW-1:
- a CDS encoding glycosyltransferase — translation MNPDMNITTNPSREIPTTVSQNKEHNPHNSLQKNSKNPWGVFVLLATFLLLAVSAYIAYMLRYDFSQLDFERKSSIFGYGFMTFASTLLVFKSGFFIYTLYHYFKYKPVASVSDQELPTCTVIVPAYNEGKQVYATLKSLAASDYPMHKLELLSIDDGSQDDTWYWMQKAKKELGDRVSICQQPKNMGKRHALYRGFNEGKGDIFITVDSDSIVDSSTLRLLVSPFIGNKKCGAVAGNIRVLNKERALLPKMLDVSFTLSFEFVRSAESNVNSVLCTPGALAAYRRDAVFACLDEWIDQKFMGKSSDIGEDRALTNMILRQGLHVLFQKNAYAYTNVPEKYKGLYKMYIRWGRSNVRENLAMAKYVFTNFRKESKVGARLLFVNQFLTILMSYPFLIFMLLFVATHPILFLTSTLVSILIVTTFPALFYARKYTPSESFWAYTYSLVYTFGLFWITPYAIATAGKSGWLTRSLPQAA, via the coding sequence ATGAATCCAGATATGAATATAACAACCAATCCATCAAGAGAAATTCCCACAACTGTATCTCAAAATAAAGAACATAACCCGCATAACTCTTTACAGAAAAACTCAAAAAACCCTTGGGGAGTATTTGTACTTCTAGCAACTTTTTTACTTCTAGCCGTTTCGGCATATATCGCATATATGCTTCGTTATGATTTTTCACAATTAGACTTTGAGCGTAAGAGCTCGATATTTGGTTATGGCTTTATGACCTTTGCTTCTACCCTACTCGTTTTTAAAAGTGGCTTCTTTATCTATACTTTATATCACTATTTTAAATACAAACCTGTAGCATCAGTAAGTGATCAAGAGCTACCTACTTGTACAGTAATAGTTCCAGCATACAACGAAGGAAAACAAGTATATGCAACCCTCAAAAGTCTTGCAGCTAGTGATTACCCTATGCACAAACTAGAACTACTTTCTATAGACGATGGTAGTCAAGACGACACTTGGTACTGGATGCAAAAAGCAAAAAAAGAGCTAGGTGATCGAGTTTCCATCTGCCAGCAGCCTAAAAATATGGGAAAACGTCACGCCTTATATAGAGGTTTTAATGAAGGAAAAGGTGACATCTTCATCACAGTAGACAGTGACTCTATAGTAGATTCAAGCACCTTAAGACTATTAGTAAGCCCTTTTATAGGTAATAAAAAGTGTGGAGCCGTAGCAGGAAACATACGCGTGCTCAATAAAGAAAGAGCCCTATTGCCTAAAATGCTAGATGTTAGTTTTACCCTTAGTTTTGAATTTGTGAGAAGCGCAGAGAGTAATGTAAACAGTGTTCTTTGCACACCAGGTGCACTAGCTGCATATAGAAGAGATGCTGTGTTTGCTTGCCTAGATGAATGGATTGATCAAAAGTTTATGGGCAAATCTTCAGACATAGGCGAGGACAGAGCGCTTACTAATATGATCCTTAGACAAGGACTACACGTGCTTTTCCAAAAAAATGCATATGCTTATACTAACGTTCCAGAAAAGTACAAAGGTCTTTATAAAATGTACATAAGATGGGGACGTAGTAACGTAAGAGAAAACCTAGCTATGGCAAAGTATGTGTTTACAAACTTCAGAAAAGAGTCTAAAGTAGGCGCAAGATTGTTATTTGTAAATCAGTTTTTAACTATTTTAATGAGTTACCCGTTTCTCATATTTATGCTCCTATTTGTAGCAACACATCCCATTTTATTTTTGACATCAACTCTAGTAAGTATTTTAATTGTCACCACTTTTCCGGCTTTATTTTATGCAAGAAAGTACACTCCATCTGAGTCATTCTGGGCATATACTTACAGTCTTGTCTATACCTTTGGTTTATTTTGGATAACTCCATATGCCATTGCCACCGCAGGTAAAAGCGGCTGGTTAACACGTAGTTTACCGCAAGCAGCATAG